In Pseudomonas lalkuanensis, the following are encoded in one genomic region:
- the modA gene encoding molybdate ABC transporter substrate-binding protein: MSHRLARTAAALGAIFALSSASAAEVQVAVAANFAAPIRAIAKDFEKDTGHKLIAAYGATGQFYTQIKNGAPFEVFLSADDTTPAKLEKEGDAAPGSRFTYAIGTLVLWSAQDGYVDAQGDVLKNGQYKHLSIANPNAAPYGLAATQVLDKLGLTATVKPRLVEGQNITQALQFVSSGNAELGFVALSQVYKDGKITSGSAWIVPADMHEPIRQDALILKKGESNPAAKALVDYLKGPKAAEVIKSYGYRL, from the coding sequence ATGAGTCATCGCCTCGCCCGCACTGCCGCCGCGCTCGGCGCCATATTCGCCCTGAGCAGCGCCTCGGCTGCGGAAGTCCAGGTGGCGGTAGCCGCCAACTTCGCCGCGCCGATCCGGGCCATCGCCAAGGACTTCGAAAAAGACACCGGCCACAAGCTGATAGCCGCCTACGGCGCCACCGGCCAGTTCTATACGCAGATCAAGAACGGTGCGCCCTTCGAGGTCTTCCTGTCGGCCGACGACACCACCCCGGCGAAGTTGGAGAAGGAGGGCGATGCCGCGCCCGGTTCGCGCTTCACCTACGCCATCGGCACCCTGGTGCTGTGGTCGGCGCAGGACGGCTATGTGGATGCCCAGGGCGACGTGCTGAAGAACGGCCAGTACAAGCACCTGTCCATCGCCAACCCGAATGCCGCGCCCTACGGCCTGGCGGCCACCCAGGTGCTGGACAAGCTGGGCCTGACCGCGACCGTGAAGCCCAGGCTGGTTGAAGGCCAGAACATCACCCAGGCGCTGCAGTTCGTGTCCAGCGGCAACGCCGAGCTGGGCTTCGTCGCCCTGTCCCAGGTGTACAAGGATGGCAAGATCACCAGCGGCTCCGCCTGGATCGTGCCGGCCGACATGCACGAGCCGATCAGGCAGGACGCGCTGATCCTGAAGAAGGGTGAATCCAACCCGGCCGCCAAGGCGCTGGTGGATTACCTGAAAGGCCCGAAAGCCGCGGAAGTGATCAAGTCCTACGGCTATCGCCTGTAA
- a CDS encoding NAD(P)H-quinone oxidoreductase, whose amino-acid sequence MKALQGVDGRVEWGERASPACDVGQVRIRVAAAGLNRADLLQRAGLYPPPPGASDILGLEASGVISEVGTGSGAWQVGDRVCCLLAGGGMAEEVVVDARHVLPVPEGLSLAEAAALPEVYATAWLNLFQLAALKPGEKVLLHAGASGVGSAAIQLCKAFGNPCWVSVGSAERLAYCESLGAQGGALRGESLESLRDFGPFDVILDPVGGNYASLNLALAAVDGRWVNIGLMGGRKAELDMALLLGKRVQLIGSTLRSRDEQFKADLISELRQHVWPLFEEGRLHPRLERAFPAKDAEAAFEALASNQVEGKLVLLLDESLV is encoded by the coding sequence GTGAAGGCATTGCAAGGCGTCGACGGACGCGTGGAGTGGGGGGAGCGGGCCAGCCCGGCCTGTGACGTGGGGCAAGTGCGGATCCGCGTGGCCGCCGCTGGCCTGAACCGTGCCGACCTGTTGCAGCGCGCGGGGCTCTACCCGCCGCCGCCGGGGGCCAGCGACATCCTCGGCCTGGAAGCTTCCGGGGTGATCAGCGAAGTCGGCACCGGCAGTGGCGCCTGGCAGGTGGGTGATCGCGTCTGCTGCCTGCTGGCCGGTGGCGGCATGGCCGAAGAGGTGGTCGTGGATGCGCGCCACGTGTTGCCGGTGCCCGAAGGCCTCTCCCTGGCCGAAGCCGCGGCGCTGCCGGAAGTCTATGCCACCGCCTGGCTCAACCTGTTCCAGCTGGCGGCCCTGAAGCCCGGCGAGAAGGTGCTCTTGCACGCCGGTGCCAGTGGTGTCGGCTCGGCGGCCATCCAGTTGTGCAAGGCTTTCGGCAATCCTTGCTGGGTCAGCGTGGGTTCTGCCGAGCGCCTGGCCTACTGCGAATCCCTGGGTGCCCAGGGCGGTGCGCTGCGGGGGGAGAGCCTGGAAAGCCTGCGCGACTTCGGCCCCTTCGATGTGATCCTCGATCCGGTCGGCGGCAACTACGCCAGCCTCAATCTGGCGCTGGCCGCTGTCGACGGCCGCTGGGTGAACATCGGCCTGATGGGCGGCCGCAAGGCTGAACTCGACATGGCCCTGCTGCTGGGCAAGCGGGTGCAGCTGATCGGCTCGACCCTGCGCAGCCGTGACGAACAGTTCAAGGCCGATCTCATCAGTGAACTGCGTCAGCACGTCTGGCCGCTGTTCGAGGAGGGCCGCCTGCATCCGCGCCTGGAACGTGCCTTCCCTGCCAAGGATGCCGAGGCGGCTTTCGAGGCCCTGGCCAGCAACCAGGTGGAAGGAAAACTGGTCCTGCTGCTGGACGAAAGCCTGGTGTGA
- the ahpF gene encoding alkyl hydroperoxide reductase subunit F: MLDANLKTQLKAYLEKVTQPFEIVASLDDSDKSRELLGLLQDIVGLTDKITLKTDGSDARRPSFSLNRPGADISLRFAGIPMGHEFTSLVLALLQVGGHPSKLAADVIEQIKSIEGEFTFETYFSLSCQNCPDVVQALNLMAVLNPNIRHVAIDGALFQDEVEQRQVMSVPSIYLNGEVFGQGRMGVEDILARIDTGAAARDAEKLNAKAVFDVLVIGGGPAGASAAIYAARKGIRTGVAAERFGGQVLDTMAIENFISVQETEGPKLARALEEHVRQYEVDIMNLQRASALVPAKAEGELHEVKFESGASLKAKTVILSTGARWREMNVPGEREYKAKGVCFCPHCDGPLFKGKRVAVIGGGNSGVEAAIDLAGIVGHVTLIEFDDKLRADAVLQKKLASLPNVRVIKSALTTEVKGDGQKVTGLVYKDRTTDELHVVELEGIFVQIGLLPNSEWLKGVVELSPRGEIIVDAKGQTNIPGVFAAGDVTTVPYKQIVIAVGEGAKASLGAFDHLIRTT; encoded by the coding sequence ATGTTGGACGCCAATCTTAAAACCCAGTTGAAGGCCTACCTCGAGAAGGTCACCCAGCCGTTCGAGATCGTCGCGTCCCTCGATGACAGCGACAAATCCCGCGAACTGCTCGGGCTGCTGCAAGACATCGTCGGTCTGACCGACAAGATCACCCTGAAGACCGATGGCAGCGACGCCCGTCGTCCGTCGTTCTCCCTGAACCGCCCCGGCGCGGACATTTCCCTGCGCTTTGCCGGCATCCCCATGGGCCACGAGTTCACCTCGCTGGTGCTGGCCCTGCTGCAGGTGGGTGGCCACCCCTCCAAGCTCGCTGCCGATGTGATCGAGCAGATCAAGTCGATCGAGGGCGAATTCACCTTCGAAACCTATTTCTCGCTGTCCTGCCAGAACTGCCCCGACGTGGTGCAGGCGCTGAACCTGATGGCCGTGCTCAACCCGAACATCCGCCACGTCGCCATCGACGGCGCGCTGTTCCAGGATGAGGTCGAGCAGCGCCAGGTCATGTCGGTGCCGAGCATCTACCTCAACGGTGAAGTGTTCGGCCAGGGCCGCATGGGCGTGGAAGACATTCTCGCCAGGATCGACACCGGCGCCGCTGCTCGCGATGCCGAGAAACTCAACGCCAAGGCGGTCTTCGACGTGCTGGTGATCGGCGGTGGCCCGGCCGGCGCTTCCGCTGCCATCTACGCCGCGCGTAAAGGCATCCGCACCGGTGTTGCCGCCGAGCGTTTCGGTGGCCAGGTGCTGGACACCATGGCCATCGAGAACTTCATCTCCGTGCAGGAGACCGAAGGCCCGAAACTGGCCCGAGCCCTGGAAGAGCACGTCAGGCAGTACGAAGTCGACATCATGAACCTGCAGCGCGCCAGCGCGCTGGTTCCGGCCAAGGCTGAAGGCGAGCTGCATGAAGTGAAATTCGAGAGCGGTGCCAGCCTCAAGGCCAAGACCGTGATCCTTTCCACCGGTGCCCGCTGGCGCGAAATGAACGTGCCCGGCGAGCGGGAATACAAAGCCAAGGGCGTGTGCTTCTGCCCGCACTGCGACGGCCCGCTGTTCAAGGGCAAGCGCGTGGCGGTGATCGGTGGCGGCAACTCCGGCGTGGAAGCGGCCATCGACCTGGCCGGCATCGTCGGCCACGTCACCCTGATCGAGTTCGACGACAAGCTGCGTGCCGACGCCGTGCTGCAGAAGAAGCTGGCCAGCCTGCCCAACGTCCGGGTCATCAAGAGCGCGCTGACCACCGAGGTGAAAGGCGATGGCCAGAAGGTCACCGGCCTGGTCTACAAGGACCGCACCACCGACGAGCTGCATGTCGTGGAGCTGGAAGGCATCTTCGTGCAGATCGGCCTGCTGCCCAACAGCGAATGGCTCAAGGGCGTGGTGGAACTGTCGCCGCGCGGCGAGATCATCGTCGACGCCAAGGGCCAGACCAACATCCCCGGCGTGTTCGCCGCCGGTGACGTGACTACGGTTCCGTACAAGCAGATCGTGATCGCCGTGGGCGAGGGCGCCAAGGCGTCGCTGGGTGCCTTCGATCACCTGATCCGTACGACCTGA
- the ahpC gene encoding alkyl hydroperoxide reductase subunit C, with product MSLINTEVKPFKATAYHQGKFVEISEATLKGKWSVFFFYPADFTFVCPTELGDLADNYAEFQKLGVEIYGVSTDTHFTHKAWHDTSDTIGKIQYPLVGDPTWVLSKNFEVLIEEAGLADRGTFVIDPEGKIQIVEVNAGGIGRDAQELLRKVKAAQYVAAHPGEVCPAKWKEGEATLAPSLDLVGKI from the coding sequence ATGTCTCTGATCAACACCGAAGTCAAACCCTTCAAAGCCACCGCCTACCACCAGGGCAAGTTCGTCGAGATCTCCGAAGCGACCCTGAAGGGCAAGTGGTCCGTGTTCTTCTTCTACCCGGCTGACTTCACCTTCGTTTGCCCGACCGAACTGGGCGACCTGGCTGACAACTACGCCGAGTTCCAGAAGCTGGGCGTGGAAATCTACGGCGTGTCCACCGACACCCACTTCACCCACAAGGCCTGGCACGACACTTCCGACACCATCGGCAAGATCCAGTACCCGCTGGTTGGCGACCCGACCTGGGTCCTGTCCAAGAACTTCGAAGTTCTGATCGAAGAAGCTGGCCTGGCCGACCGTGGCACCTTCGTGATCGACCCGGAAGGCAAGATCCAGATCGTTGAAGTCAACGCCGGCGGTATCGGCCGTGATGCCCAGGAGCTGCTGCGCAAGGTCAAGGCTGCCCAGTACGTTGCCGCTCACCCGGGCGAAGTCTGCCCGGCCAAGTGGAAGGAAGGCGAAGCCACTCTCGCCCCGTCCCTCGACCTGGTAGGCAAGATCTAA